The proteins below are encoded in one region of Sphingobacterium sp. R2:
- a CDS encoding fasciclin domain-containing protein, whose amino-acid sequence MKNNLFVRGVYIFLITVLLYACAKDKGYYSPISQEAIYKGNLYSYLKSKPGIYDSLVKVIDRIGLERKLQDSTVTLFALTNANFQLAIQNLNNTLSISDKPAQYLNSVKYEILDSLLCQYIIQGRIASDSLNSQDGKDVRGIRYGYPMHIGLNKQSSSGYINGGPTIVDFSDTRKSVFNRNWVTTETSSLNIQTDNAVVHVLNPDHVFGFNKFVSQIIYIPPPENLFIKFKGIGSASKEASGGPNAVEASKYVFDGNPETKFFLSSPGQFYLQWDFPVEVLANSYTLRSANDIQDRDPTDWTLQGLDGESGKWILLDSRQGEEFDERFQLRVFFFTNTKTYKAYRLNIARMYGGNDFQLADWTMNRNQ is encoded by the coding sequence ATGAAAAATAACCTATTTGTACGCGGTGTATATATATTTTTAATTACCGTCCTGCTGTATGCTTGTGCTAAAGATAAAGGATATTATTCGCCCATATCCCAAGAAGCGATATATAAAGGTAATTTATATAGTTATCTAAAAAGTAAGCCTGGAATATATGATTCTTTAGTGAAAGTAATCGATAGAATCGGTCTAGAAAGAAAATTGCAGGATAGCACAGTGACACTATTTGCGTTGACTAATGCCAATTTTCAACTAGCTATTCAAAACCTGAACAATACCTTAAGTATCTCTGACAAGCCTGCACAATACTTGAATTCAGTGAAGTATGAAATACTAGATTCATTGCTATGTCAATATATTATCCAAGGCAGAATTGCAAGTGATTCCCTCAATAGTCAGGATGGCAAGGACGTACGCGGTATTCGATATGGCTATCCAATGCATATTGGATTGAATAAGCAATCTTCATCTGGTTATATAAATGGAGGCCCTACAATTGTTGACTTTTCCGATACAAGAAAATCTGTTTTCAACCGTAACTGGGTAACGACTGAAACTAGTTCATTAAATATCCAAACAGACAATGCTGTTGTTCATGTATTGAACCCTGATCATGTGTTCGGTTTTAACAAATTCGTCAGTCAGATTATCTATATCCCACCGCCAGAAAATCTTTTCATAAAATTCAAAGGGATAGGTTCTGCGTCGAAGGAAGCTTCGGGTGGACCAAATGCGGTCGAAGCATCTAAATATGTATTCGATGGTAATCCAGAGACAAAGTTCTTTTTATCAAGTCCGGGACAGTTTTATTTGCAGTGGGATTTTCCTGTTGAGGTGCTAGCTAACAGTTATACACTTCGTTCAGCTAATGATATTCAAGATCGGGATCCAACGGACTGGACATTACAGGGACTTGATGGAGAAAGTGGGAAATGGATCTTATTGGACTCTAGACAAGGGGAGGAGTTTGACGAGAGGTTTCAATTGCGCGTATTCTTTTTTACAAATACGAAGACGTACAAAGCTTATCGTTTGAATATTGCACGTATGTACGGTGGTAATGATTTCCAGTTGGCAGATTGGACAATGAACCGTAATCAATAA
- a CDS encoding DUF5007 domain-containing protein: MKIARKFNTLNKTCNLGLLILMCVCLNGCKKLYNLPDEKEFLSVNLTYDGKSFYPILGRTSLMGNINTDHSTTPLRFEIVNPRYGDGRPYTDLFEVKPVYRWIYRYDGTEKNLEEIEAKRQLVYRPLFEVDSTGSFILWNSSTNELIEPRSKDSIDLVQNIRYFDLKVSNSGGSTVIKDFMILPWRVQDYEPYSDKNPYNGETAPDPNDPKNPKKKSYIWPSYMNGVYGELSNQLLRTDDQFKDLVVYIRRFTGGNGHNLRFVFLNNKGEPINPDSFNETKWNELVHGFNMKKTATYVQYDVAYPIPLTSFPTKYTNGNSAKVDFSYSRKGFGGGLITANFGLNFKIFTKGDWEIVFHFQRENPRFDNE, encoded by the coding sequence ATGAAAATTGCTAGAAAATTTAATACACTAAATAAGACATGCAACTTGGGACTGCTCATCTTGATGTGCGTCTGCTTAAATGGATGTAAAAAGCTTTACAATTTGCCGGATGAAAAGGAATTTTTAAGTGTCAACTTAACTTATGATGGAAAATCTTTTTATCCCATCTTGGGAAGAACCTCACTGATGGGGAATATTAATACCGATCATTCGACCACTCCGCTACGATTTGAAATTGTTAATCCCCGTTATGGCGATGGGCGACCTTATACCGATCTTTTTGAAGTCAAACCTGTCTATCGTTGGATTTACCGCTATGATGGTACTGAAAAAAATCTGGAAGAAATTGAGGCCAAGCGTCAGCTCGTGTATCGGCCTCTTTTTGAGGTTGACTCTACTGGTAGTTTTATTTTGTGGAATTCATCGACAAATGAGCTGATAGAGCCGCGTTCCAAAGACAGTATAGATCTGGTACAGAATATTCGGTATTTTGATTTAAAGGTCTCTAATTCTGGCGGTTCCACCGTAATTAAAGATTTTATGATTCTTCCTTGGCGTGTTCAGGATTATGAACCTTATTCGGATAAAAACCCCTATAATGGTGAAACTGCTCCAGATCCAAATGATCCTAAAAATCCAAAAAAGAAAAGTTATATCTGGCCTTCTTATATGAATGGGGTTTATGGGGAATTGTCAAATCAGTTATTACGCACGGATGATCAGTTTAAAGACCTAGTCGTCTATATCCGCAGATTTACCGGAGGGAATGGACATAATTTACGCTTTGTCTTTTTAAACAATAAGGGTGAGCCCATTAATCCGGATAGTTTTAATGAAACAAAGTGGAACGAACTGGTGCATGGCTTTAACATGAAAAAAACGGCTACTTATGTGCAATATGATGTAGCTTATCCAATTCCTCTAACAAGTTTTCCAACAAAGTATACAAATGGAAATAGCGCAAAGGTCGATTTTTCCTACTCCAGAAAGGGATTCGGCGGAGGTCTAATTACAGCCAATTTTGGGTTGAACTTTAAAATTTTTACTAAGGGGGATTGGGAGATTGTTTTCCATTTTCAAAGGGAGAATCCACGATTTGATAATGAATAA
- a CDS encoding SusC/RagA family TonB-linked outer membrane protein: MQFKIFYNSCMLLILCVFLSAKVFAQTVIMSGKVTDNKGRPLAGVTVRFGKSGKEATSTNSSGAFSLTTATGTSVAFRLIGYDGATMTVRSDRNVIVQLKEIDNQMDEVVVRGYVKRPRETTTGSSTKISGKEIQDIPSANVENLLQGKVAGLNIQVNTGAPGFRGSTQIRGLSTISVTGSGDQSFLTPTSPLYVIDGVPMDADRANELGLSQQGPGISPLSLIPPEDIESIEVLKDAQATSLYGSLAAYGVIIINTKRGNSEVPRVRYTGNFFLKTPPQLRPTLGGNLERRLKLLQIYGNALSQDDLDRISQTPMLSDSLNAYYNNSTNWQDLFYATTYNQTHNVAIDGGNQKLNYKANLNYYNENGIIKNTGFDRYMTNMRFEYYPNEKFKFTAQISASLGSKSKGNGLGILQSGVATNGMTSTLLPGPSFYLASSGYNSALKTRNDNSSKSIKPFIEASYEIIPGLRATTTMSYESTSDNENTFTPAAANGQFAQIYAYYGRYNSLYNRNSINYSRTFNEKHTVFFNLFNEIRTLEKQANATLQARTPNDQFEGPLGFDGYFSKGGGLLRRGFGKERGLSFAIAGTYDYMKKYVIDLSYRMDGSSQNGFGNLYTKNPAVGLRWNAYHENFLSDVDWINLLSIRTSWGVNVMPNSTLERVYGKYDIAGSYNDKIGIGINYEQIPNPDLKPTTTSQYNLGLDLAFFQNRFELTYDTYYKKVNNILFEELLSSSLGFEKVNSNSAAIANYGHELSVMLRPLTEGRFTMSIGVNGAYNRDVLLKLPEHYGGQFVRWENIDKYKQHVVFRVGTSTMSNYMLLNRGVYSTDADVPVDPATGRRYRMANGTEFQAGDPIFADLDGNYVLDENDYARTGNSQPLITGGMQLNFNYNHETLGSFGLNLYASYTAKRTILNNALAERLQLMSDPYGDRTVVPLDDINMWMKPGDIAKYPYAYDFRRYSSVNPFRMDQDLWAEDGSYFKLNSVTLSYMFTKNAIRRYGLERLRVYVSAENINTFSKYSGPNPENVSTMGRDASGGYPVPRQYNVGVNIDF; this comes from the coding sequence ATGCAATTTAAGATATTTTATAACAGCTGCATGCTGTTGATATTGTGTGTGTTTCTTTCGGCGAAGGTTTTTGCGCAGACAGTCATTATGTCGGGTAAGGTAACAGATAACAAAGGAAGGCCGTTGGCTGGCGTCACAGTACGTTTTGGCAAATCTGGAAAAGAGGCAACCTCGACAAATTCCTCCGGGGCATTTAGCTTAACGACAGCAACAGGTACTTCGGTTGCCTTTCGATTAATTGGTTATGATGGAGCCACTATGACGGTGCGGTCCGACCGAAATGTAATCGTTCAATTAAAAGAGATCGATAATCAAATGGATGAAGTTGTTGTTAGGGGGTATGTGAAGCGTCCAAGAGAGACAACTACAGGGTCCTCGACTAAGATCAGTGGAAAAGAAATTCAAGATATTCCATCGGCCAATGTAGAAAATTTGCTTCAAGGCAAGGTTGCAGGGTTAAATATACAGGTAAATACCGGAGCACCGGGATTTAGAGGATCCACACAGATCCGTGGACTTTCGACCATCAGTGTGACAGGTAGCGGTGATCAGTCATTTCTAACCCCCACCTCACCGTTGTATGTGATCGATGGCGTACCAATGGATGCGGATAGAGCCAATGAACTTGGATTAAGCCAGCAGGGGCCAGGAATCAGTCCATTGTCATTAATTCCTCCTGAGGATATCGAAAGTATAGAGGTGCTGAAAGATGCGCAGGCTACATCGCTATATGGATCGTTGGCTGCCTATGGTGTGATCATTATCAATACGAAACGTGGTAATTCTGAGGTTCCCAGAGTAAGGTATACGGGTAATTTCTTCTTGAAAACGCCACCCCAGTTACGTCCAACTTTGGGAGGAAATCTAGAACGCCGTTTAAAACTATTGCAGATCTACGGAAATGCGTTGTCGCAGGATGACCTGGACCGAATTTCACAAACACCCATGTTGTCGGATAGTTTGAACGCTTATTATAATAATTCAACCAATTGGCAGGACCTATTTTATGCTACAACCTATAACCAAACGCATAATGTCGCAATTGATGGTGGGAACCAGAAGTTAAACTATAAGGCGAACCTGAATTATTATAATGAAAATGGTATTATCAAAAATACGGGTTTTGATCGCTATATGACCAATATGCGATTTGAATATTATCCCAACGAGAAATTTAAGTTTACAGCGCAGATAAGTGCTTCACTTGGCTCAAAAAGTAAGGGGAACGGGTTAGGTATTTTACAATCTGGTGTGGCAACAAACGGGATGACATCAACGTTGTTGCCTGGTCCGTCTTTTTATCTGGCATCCTCAGGATATAATTCAGCATTGAAGACCCGAAATGATAATTCGTCTAAATCGATCAAGCCTTTCATTGAAGCATCCTATGAAATTATTCCGGGTTTGCGGGCAACAACAACAATGAGTTATGAGTCTACTTCCGATAATGAAAACACGTTTACACCGGCGGCAGCAAATGGTCAATTTGCACAAATCTATGCTTATTATGGTCGATACAATTCATTGTATAATAGAAACTCTATCAATTATAGTCGCACGTTTAATGAAAAGCATACCGTATTTTTCAATCTATTCAATGAGATTCGAACCTTGGAAAAACAAGCAAATGCAACCTTACAGGCCCGTACACCAAATGATCAATTTGAAGGACCCCTTGGATTTGATGGCTATTTTTCCAAAGGAGGAGGATTATTGCGCCGTGGATTCGGAAAAGAAAGAGGATTATCTTTTGCAATCGCTGGGACTTACGATTACATGAAGAAATATGTGATAGACCTCTCTTACAGAATGGATGGGTCGTCACAGAATGGATTTGGAAACCTGTATACCAAAAATCCTGCTGTTGGTCTTCGATGGAATGCCTATCATGAGAATTTCTTGAGCGATGTGGACTGGATTAATTTGCTCTCCATTCGAACCAGTTGGGGGGTGAATGTTATGCCGAATAGTACCTTGGAGCGCGTTTACGGAAAATACGATATTGCAGGAAGCTATAATGATAAGATAGGCATCGGAATCAATTATGAACAAATTCCAAATCCTGATCTAAAACCGACAACAACAAGCCAGTATAACTTAGGTTTGGACCTCGCTTTCTTTCAAAATAGATTTGAATTGACTTATGACACGTATTATAAGAAAGTAAACAATATTCTATTTGAAGAACTACTTTCTTCGTCGCTAGGCTTTGAAAAGGTAAATAGCAACTCAGCTGCCATTGCCAATTATGGACATGAGTTATCTGTCATGTTAAGGCCTTTGACTGAAGGTCGTTTTACCATGTCCATAGGGGTGAACGGAGCCTATAACCGGGATGTTTTGTTAAAACTACCTGAGCACTATGGTGGGCAATTTGTTCGTTGGGAAAACATTGATAAATATAAGCAACATGTTGTTTTCAGGGTGGGAACTTCAACGATGTCTAATTACATGTTATTAAATCGAGGTGTATATAGCACCGATGCAGATGTACCTGTTGATCCGGCGACCGGACGACGTTATCGAATGGCCAATGGTACTGAATTTCAGGCTGGGGATCCAATTTTTGCAGATTTAGATGGTAACTATGTTTTAGATGAAAATGACTATGCCCGTACGGGGAATTCTCAACCTTTGATCACCGGTGGTATGCAATTGAATTTTAATTACAATCATGAAACCCTTGGATCTTTCGGTTTGAACTTATATGCATCCTATACCGCAAAACGTACCATCTTGAACAATGCCCTCGCAGAGCGATTGCAATTGATGAGTGATCCCTATGGTGATAGGACTGTAGTTCCTTTAGATGATATTAATATGTGGATGAAACCCGGCGATATTGCAAAGTATCCTTATGCTTACGATTTCAGAAGATACTCAAGTGTTAATCCGTTTCGGATGGATCAAGATCTTTGGGCTGAAGATGGGTCTTATTTTAAGTTAAATAGTGTGACGCTCTCTTACATGTTTACAAAAAATGCTATCAGAAGATATGGACTTGAGCGTCTACGGGTATATGTTTCGGCTGAAAATATAAACACATTCTCCAAGTACAGTGGACCTAATCCCGAAAATGTAAGCACGATGGGTAGGGATGCTTCTGGTGGTTATCCTGTACCTAGGCAATATAATGTTGGTGTTAATATTGATTTTTAA
- a CDS encoding RagB/SusD family nutrient uptake outer membrane protein → MKIKGNIGRIAFVICLCTTVMMGCKKFLTVEPIDRLTGNNFYQSKEDVEANIARIYSQFFEKLNESWVIGAIGEARSGEIFPSPTAGTDRMILRDLGTNDMNAVYNNTLSGGRSSGYAMYRVSIWDTYYKVIQSCNILISKLDEGIPGLSAADKDRYKAEATFMRCLSYFWMVRLYGDVVYYTDAYFAKQLPREDMVSVISKSIDDLESVKDMMPWTFGEASQRGARASRGSIIALLMHMKMWNANFDSANATKYYDSVASLGKELRASGVHHLYKLTPEEWAKVSKGRTEESLFEFYRTINYNDQNNAYAPLWDHFLRWPYKFPRYNQQFSIAYYSSIFMSRIYPLNGPADKRKELWYEDMYANDGLFVLKKFAANVFASGNEDSNPDNTFMIFRYADALLLEAEALANLGGAREAEAITVLNIVRDRAEAPRYAGGGTDLKNFIFEERCRELIGEGVRYFDLIRTRRILNPQWTMNPMTIDQYNRRAWTWPLDASAKNFNSKIVLNDYWTGGN, encoded by the coding sequence ATGAAAATAAAAGGAAATATAGGAAGAATAGCGTTTGTCATATGTCTATGTACAACCGTCATGATGGGCTGTAAGAAATTTCTGACGGTGGAGCCGATTGACAGGCTTACGGGCAACAATTTCTATCAGTCAAAGGAGGATGTAGAAGCAAATATAGCACGTATCTACAGTCAATTTTTTGAAAAACTGAACGAGTCATGGGTAATCGGTGCCATTGGCGAGGCGAGGTCGGGAGAAATTTTTCCCTCCCCTACAGCTGGAACGGATCGCATGATACTTCGCGATCTGGGAACCAACGACATGAATGCCGTTTATAACAATACATTGAGTGGCGGTCGGTCAAGTGGTTACGCAATGTATCGGGTTTCTATCTGGGATACCTATTATAAAGTAATTCAGAGCTGCAATATACTAATTTCAAAATTGGATGAGGGAATTCCAGGTTTATCTGCCGCAGATAAAGACCGTTATAAAGCCGAAGCTACTTTTATGCGTTGCCTGAGTTATTTCTGGATGGTACGTCTGTATGGGGATGTGGTTTACTATACGGATGCTTACTTCGCAAAGCAACTCCCACGTGAAGATATGGTTTCTGTTATTAGTAAAAGTATCGATGACTTGGAATCTGTTAAAGATATGATGCCATGGACATTTGGGGAAGCTTCACAGCGTGGTGCGCGGGCAAGCCGAGGAAGCATTATCGCGCTGTTGATGCATATGAAGATGTGGAATGCGAATTTTGACTCGGCTAATGCCACGAAGTATTACGACAGTGTAGCAAGCCTTGGAAAGGAGCTGCGTGCGAGTGGTGTGCATCATTTGTACAAACTCACCCCGGAGGAATGGGCTAAGGTCTCAAAAGGACGCACGGAAGAATCGTTATTTGAATTCTACCGAACAATCAATTATAATGATCAGAACAATGCCTATGCGCCTTTGTGGGATCATTTTTTACGTTGGCCATATAAGTTCCCCCGCTATAACCAACAATTTAGCATTGCTTATTATTCCTCCATTTTTATGTCTCGGATTTATCCGTTAAATGGTCCTGCAGATAAGCGAAAAGAACTTTGGTATGAGGATATGTATGCGAATGATGGATTATTTGTTTTAAAGAAATTTGCAGCCAATGTCTTTGCTTCGGGTAATGAGGACTCAAATCCGGATAATACATTTATGATATTTCGCTATGCTGATGCGCTATTATTGGAGGCTGAAGCGCTGGCTAATTTAGGTGGCGCGCGCGAGGCCGAGGCAATCACAGTGCTTAATATAGTTCGAGATCGGGCAGAGGCTCCACGCTATGCCGGTGGCGGTACTGATCTGAAGAATTTTATTTTCGAAGAGCGTTGTCGTGAATTGATCGGAGAAGGGGTGAGATATTTTGATCTGATCCGGACGCGAAGGATACTCAATCCACAATGGACCATGAATCCCATGACAATTGACCAGTATAACCGTCGTGCATGGACCTGGCCTTTGGATGCTTCGGCCAAAAATTTTAATTCAAAGATCGTGTTGAACGATTATTGGACAGGAGGAAATTAA
- a CDS encoding fasciclin domain-containing protein: MRKAKIIGYALLTMLLFATVSCKKDAYYKDGGLAQAKFDGSIMDYLDSKPREFDSIAKIIRLAGLEEDFKTKEFTFFAPRDENIKKMIGQAKSNVPGNQSSVNWLLYNLGRDTIKTLADVDSAIWRKYLLRYMFNNKRKLMDYPQIDFDLLNVYKGQNYTSFANTVSNIGVVYNDAINDSDKNNITRLKYMGYRQLYISYIPDISRPNEWRSCPVASSDIQPDNGVVHVIDYTKAQFGFNQSDILLDILESKR; the protein is encoded by the coding sequence ATGAGAAAAGCTAAGATAATAGGATATGCGTTGCTAACGATGTTACTTTTTGCCACAGTATCATGCAAAAAGGATGCATATTATAAAGATGGTGGATTGGCACAGGCAAAATTTGATGGTTCCATTATGGATTATCTGGATTCCAAACCGCGGGAATTTGATTCGATTGCCAAAATTATTAGGTTGGCAGGTTTAGAGGAAGATTTTAAGACCAAGGAATTTACTTTTTTTGCCCCGAGAGATGAGAATATAAAGAAGATGATCGGTCAAGCTAAGTCAAATGTGCCCGGCAATCAATCTAGCGTGAACTGGCTGCTTTATAATTTGGGACGCGATACCATCAAAACTTTGGCAGACGTAGATAGTGCTATTTGGCGTAAATATTTATTGCGTTATATGTTCAATAATAAGCGAAAATTAATGGATTATCCTCAGATTGATTTTGATTTGCTAAATGTCTATAAAGGCCAAAATTACACCTCATTTGCAAATACAGTTTCTAACATAGGTGTTGTCTATAACGACGCCATAAATGACTCTGACAAGAACAATATTACCCGGTTGAAATATATGGGGTATAGACAATTGTATATTTCATACATTCCAGATATCAGCAGGCCAAACGAATGGCGTTCATGTCCCGTTGCCTCATCAGATATCCAGCCGGATAATGGGGTTGTCCATGTAATTGATTATACCAAAGCGCAGTTTGGATTCAATCAGAGTGATATTCTGTTAGATATATTAGAAAGTAAGCGTTAA
- a CDS encoding DUF5008 domain-containing protein: MYNTIWKYTSLLFFIALFWGCNKNNKMFSAPYEEGLPPLGIEINPTDKMQPESGKTGVETIMRIKGLDKYKDKAIIRFNGEKAQVVELTADYVKLKVPPFASTGVLSVAIDDIVFFGPQFTVLGNVSIDQTFQVGVGTNNTVSDVLFLEDGKMIFTGSFTNYNNKGSIRPINRLVRTFADGTYDASFRIGTGANNSLNSILKLGNYYFLAGSFSGYGQRNSDISNLTRIYTTGAIDTMGIKPFRRPGQSDTLKYYPTFNGGFDGNIGNIYESEGKILATGNFRYYIRRTYDKPNRLETRDTIILDSTEIRHIARLNLDGSLDKSFRFGSDGKAMAGGNGAVATVFHTNGPLKGKILVYGSFNRFDGQPKGYITRLNADGTLDATFNPGGVGADYNVSSVTYNSVTNKYIVVGNFSKYNGVSAIKVIMLNPNGTVDPTFQAKTFDGGNPFYAMQLNDGLIVVSGDFSRYSNIARNGFMILNPNGELNGDYNSSGYFSGYINKVVETKTEDGKRALLLMGFFSRFNNEEVHNLIRIKLEQ, from the coding sequence ATGTACAATACGATTTGGAAATATACATCCCTATTGTTCTTTATTGCTCTTTTTTGGGGTTGTAATAAGAATAATAAGATGTTTTCAGCTCCATACGAGGAGGGTCTTCCGCCATTGGGTATAGAAATTAATCCAACCGATAAAATGCAACCCGAATCGGGTAAAACAGGAGTCGAGACCATCATGCGAATTAAAGGCTTGGATAAGTATAAAGATAAGGCTATCATTCGATTTAACGGCGAAAAAGCACAGGTTGTCGAGCTAACGGCAGATTATGTAAAGCTGAAAGTTCCACCTTTTGCCAGTACAGGAGTGCTTTCTGTTGCCATTGACGATATTGTCTTTTTCGGGCCACAATTTACGGTTTTAGGAAATGTATCAATCGATCAAACTTTTCAAGTGGGGGTTGGAACAAATAATACCGTTTCTGATGTTCTTTTTTTGGAAGATGGTAAAATGATCTTTACAGGATCTTTTACAAATTATAATAATAAAGGATCGATACGGCCAATTAACCGTCTTGTCAGGACGTTTGCAGATGGAACCTATGATGCAAGCTTTCGCATAGGTACCGGGGCAAATAACTCGCTAAACAGTATCTTAAAATTAGGGAATTACTATTTTTTGGCAGGTTCTTTTTCGGGGTATGGACAGCGAAACTCAGATATCAGCAATCTAACGCGAATTTATACCACTGGCGCTATCGATACGATGGGTATTAAACCGTTTAGACGTCCTGGGCAAAGTGATACGTTGAAGTATTATCCGACATTTAACGGAGGGTTTGATGGTAATATCGGTAATATTTACGAATCGGAGGGGAAAATTTTAGCAACAGGCAATTTTAGATACTATATCCGCCGGACCTATGATAAGCCCAACCGGCTTGAAACTAGGGACACAATTATCTTGGATAGTACAGAAATCAGACATATCGCCCGGTTGAATTTAGACGGCTCGTTGGATAAGTCCTTTAGATTTGGGTCAGACGGAAAAGCAATGGCTGGTGGAAATGGGGCCGTAGCCACGGTCTTTCATACGAATGGCCCCTTGAAAGGCAAAATTCTAGTGTATGGTTCTTTCAACAGGTTCGATGGACAACCCAAAGGATATATCACCCGATTGAATGCTGATGGAACATTGGACGCCACATTTAACCCAGGTGGTGTTGGAGCCGACTACAATGTCTCCTCGGTTACTTACAATAGTGTAACAAATAAATACATAGTCGTTGGAAACTTCAGTAAATATAACGGAGTATCGGCAATAAAAGTTATCATGTTGAATCCAAATGGAACAGTGGACCCAACGTTTCAGGCGAAGACCTTTGATGGTGGAAACCCTTTCTATGCGATGCAATTGAATGACGGTTTAATCGTAGTTTCTGGAGATTTTTCGCGTTATAGTAATATTGCCCGAAATGGTTTTATGATCCTGAATCCGAACGGTGAATTGAATGGAGATTATAATTCTTCTGGTTATTTCTCTGGTTATATCAATAAAGTTGTTGAGACAAAAACAGAGGATGGTAAACGCGCATTACTTTTAATGGGCTTTTTTAGCCGCTTTAATAATGAAGAAGTACATAATCTGATTCGAATTAAATTGGAACAGTAA
- a CDS encoding discoidin domain-containing protein, with translation MKRLFYYITIILFLSQLLACSKDNLEVFNLREGAPAQVIAEGGGNDLIKTNDYVQVPMKVKLSSPASKAFDVELQLNTDTVNKLIQSGTLKEVVTLPNSAFSFPNIVKFQYGADTTSFLLTISRTEIERVYGKKFALSYKLSNPGKGNQLGNPSSVIVTMDSKNLLTATDIHYLSITNSPGNIILASDHNNYNTTPSGIEIPIGVSLASFPSKFFYVEVRGTTDSIATWITNKKVPKNTIGLQNNEYALPSRVQVLGNKSAAAFNISVPWDVITKNKEKFLAVTIYLKDPSLHVINPQKNYTTILIDCAKVVEFDVTGEATLSVNRDNNGGASAGEGSLKFVDDLTSTKFLQSAFTGDLQCTLTFTRTLKIGAYTLTSGNDAIERDPKSWFLEGSLDGKNWVTIDTRTNESFPNRIQTRRFNVQKPGIYKFYRLNITENVGSSLFQCSEWRMIEFL, from the coding sequence ATGAAAAGACTATTTTATTATATAACGATCATTTTGTTCTTAAGTCAATTGTTGGCTTGTTCAAAAGATAATTTAGAGGTATTTAATTTACGGGAGGGTGCTCCTGCTCAAGTTATCGCTGAAGGTGGAGGCAATGATCTGATTAAAACAAATGATTATGTACAGGTTCCGATGAAAGTAAAATTGAGTAGTCCTGCGTCAAAGGCCTTTGATGTTGAACTTCAATTGAATACCGATACGGTGAATAAATTAATCCAATCAGGAACACTAAAAGAGGTGGTTACACTCCCCAATTCGGCATTTTCTTTTCCGAATATCGTGAAATTTCAATATGGTGCAGATACCACCTCTTTTTTATTAACAATTTCGCGAACAGAGATCGAACGTGTTTACGGTAAAAAGTTTGCGTTGTCCTATAAATTATCCAATCCTGGAAAAGGTAATCAGCTGGGAAATCCCAGTAGCGTAATTGTAACGATGGACTCAAAGAATCTGCTGACAGCAACAGATATCCATTATCTTTCGATAACAAATTCACCTGGCAATATTATTTTAGCAAGCGATCACAACAATTACAATACTACACCTTCAGGAATCGAGATACCAATCGGCGTTTCGTTAGCATCCTTTCCAAGTAAATTTTTTTATGTTGAAGTGCGGGGTACAACGGATTCAATTGCAACTTGGATAACGAATAAGAAAGTACCCAAGAATACGATCGGTTTGCAGAATAATGAGTATGCGCTTCCTTCACGCGTGCAAGTATTAGGTAATAAGTCTGCAGCGGCATTCAATATATCGGTTCCTTGGGATGTTATTACCAAAAATAAAGAGAAGTTTCTCGCTGTAACGATCTATTTAAAGGATCCGTCCTTGCATGTCATCAATCCTCAGAAGAATTATACCACGATTTTAATTGATTGCGCAAAAGTCGTTGAATTTGATGTAACGGGAGAAGCAACACTATCGGTAAACCGGGATAATAATGGTGGTGCAAGTGCGGGTGAAGGTAGCTTAAAATTTGTGGACGACCTCACTAGTACCAAATTTTTGCAAAGTGCATTTACGGGCGATCTGCAGTGTACACTGACGTTCACGCGAACGCTGAAAATTGGGGCATATACACTTACATCCGGAAATGATGCGATCGAGCGTGACCCAAAAAGTTGGTTTCTTGAGGGATCGTTAGATGGTAAGAACTGGGTTACGATTGACACACGAACAAATGAGAGTTTCCCGAATAGAATTCAGACACGAAGATTTAATGTCCAAAAGCCGGGTATTTACAAATTTTATCGTCTAAATATTACAGAAAATGTTGGAAGTAGCTTATTTCAATGTTCTGAATGGAGGATGATTGAATTTTTATAG